One Cryobacterium psychrophilum DNA segment encodes these proteins:
- the tyrS gene encoding tyrosine--tRNA ligase has protein sequence MSDPVILTQQTNDSSFDNVWEEINWRGLVHVSTNEDELRTLLSGAPITYYCGFDPTAPSLHLGNLVQLLLMRRLQLAGHRPLGLVGGSTGLIGDPRPTAERTLTPADTVVEWVGYLRAQVSRFLSAEGDNAVTLVNNLDWTAPLSAIDFLREIGKYFRVGTMLKKDAVSARLNSDAGISYTEFSYQILQGLDYLELFRTYGCVLQTGGSDQWGNLTSGTDLIRRAEGSSVHAIGTPLITNSDGTKFGKSEGNAVWLDPKLTSPYAFYQFWLNTDDADVVFRLKVFTFLSRVEIERLTDIVATEPFKREAQRTLAYEVTSLVHGIPATDAAISAAQALFGQGELGDLDPSTLEAALRELPHTTTAPFASVVQLLLDTGLTKSLGDGRRAVAQGGVYLNNVKVASEDATIEGHVLSGGVAVLRRGKKTLAGVFVE, from the coding sequence GTGTCAGACCCCGTGATCCTTACCCAGCAGACCAACGATTCCTCCTTCGACAATGTATGGGAGGAGATCAACTGGCGTGGCCTCGTGCACGTCTCGACCAACGAGGACGAGTTGCGCACGCTGCTCTCGGGGGCTCCGATCACGTATTACTGTGGATTCGATCCCACGGCACCGAGCCTGCACCTCGGCAATCTCGTGCAGCTGCTGCTCATGCGTCGGCTCCAACTCGCCGGCCACCGCCCCCTCGGGCTCGTCGGTGGCTCGACCGGTCTGATTGGCGACCCGCGGCCGACCGCCGAACGCACGCTCACGCCCGCCGACACCGTTGTCGAATGGGTCGGCTACCTGCGGGCACAGGTGTCTCGCTTTCTCAGTGCGGAGGGTGACAACGCCGTCACCCTCGTGAACAACCTCGACTGGACCGCCCCGCTCAGCGCCATCGACTTCCTGCGCGAAATCGGCAAGTACTTCCGGGTGGGCACCATGCTCAAGAAGGATGCCGTGAGCGCGCGCCTCAACTCGGACGCCGGCATCAGCTACACCGAGTTCAGCTACCAAATTCTTCAGGGGCTCGATTACCTCGAACTCTTTCGCACCTACGGCTGCGTGCTGCAGACCGGAGGGAGCGACCAGTGGGGCAACCTCACGAGCGGTACCGACCTCATCCGCCGCGCGGAGGGGAGCAGCGTGCACGCCATCGGCACGCCACTCATCACGAACAGTGACGGCACGAAGTTCGGTAAGAGCGAGGGAAACGCCGTGTGGCTGGACCCCAAGCTCACGAGCCCCTACGCCTTCTACCAGTTCTGGCTCAACACCGACGATGCCGACGTGGTTTTTCGCCTCAAGGTCTTCACATTCCTCAGCCGAGTCGAGATCGAGCGCCTCACCGATATCGTGGCAACCGAACCCTTCAAGCGTGAGGCTCAGCGCACGCTGGCCTACGAGGTGACGAGTCTGGTGCACGGCATTCCCGCAACGGATGCCGCTATCAGCGCAGCGCAGGCCCTCTTCGGACAGGGGGAGCTGGGTGATCTCGACCCGTCAACGCTCGAGGCGGCCCTGCGCGAGCTGCCGCACACGACGACCGCACCATTCGCATCGGTTGTGCAGCTGCTGCTCGACACGGGACTGACCAAGAGCTTGGGTGACGGGCGTCGCGCGGTGGCCCAGGGGGGCGTTTACCTCAACAACGTGAAGGTAGCGAGCGAGGACGCCACGATTGAGGGTCATGTGCTGTCCGGGGGAGTGGCCGTGTTGCGACGGGGCAAGAAGACCCTCGCGGGCGTGTTCGTCGAATAA
- a CDS encoding DNA-binding protein: MFVITADQIDSRNDRDRAGDMIDALREQFGDTFALPADQTSGDEIQVIITDAQATLDAIMLLHRSGHWSVGLGIGTVRTPLPASTRQAAGAAFIAARHAVTRAKKADTHVAIDTPPTEDLPAEAPPGESCSLTVEHVDALLAMLLLLRQRRSAEGWEAVDLLDSGLNQVDIAATLGISTAAVSQRIKVAQYHLEQAAHPAIVRLLEHLDRATSEMDTPA, translated from the coding sequence ATGTTCGTGATCACTGCAGACCAGATCGACAGCCGAAACGACCGAGATCGTGCGGGCGACATGATCGACGCCTTGCGCGAGCAGTTCGGTGACACATTCGCCCTTCCCGCCGACCAGACCTCCGGCGACGAGATCCAAGTGATCATCACAGATGCCCAGGCCACACTCGACGCCATTATGCTGCTCCATCGCTCCGGCCACTGGAGCGTAGGCCTCGGCATCGGCACGGTGCGCACTCCCCTGCCGGCATCGACGCGTCAGGCCGCAGGCGCCGCCTTCATCGCCGCCCGGCATGCCGTAACGCGCGCGAAGAAGGCGGATACCCACGTGGCGATCGATACGCCCCCTACCGAAGATCTGCCCGCCGAGGCACCCCCCGGTGAGTCGTGCTCCCTGACGGTCGAACACGTGGATGCCCTGCTCGCGATGCTCCTGCTGCTGCGCCAGCGCCGATCAGCGGAAGGGTGGGAGGCCGTAGACCTGCTCGACAGCGGACTGAACCAGGTGGACATCGCCGCCACCCTCGGCATTTCCACCGCCGCCGTGAGCCAGCGGATCAAGGTAGCGCAATATCACCTCGAACAAGCAGCGCATCCGGCGATCGTTAGGCTGCTAGAGCATCTCGACCGCGCCACGAGCGAAATGGACACCCCGGCATGA